The following is a genomic window from Fusarium oxysporum Fo47 chromosome IV, complete sequence.
CATTGGCTAACGAAGATGCCCTCTGATCAGGTTACGCCATCTACTTTGACTACCAACGTCGAAACCAGGCCGAGTTCCGCCGAAACTTGAGGAGGAACGAGCGCAAGCAGGCCCGCGTCGCAAAGGAGGAGGCAGAGGCTTCTACCCAGCAACAACGTCAGAGCATTCGCATCAGAGTggaggaggccaaggaggagggGTTCCCTACTGGTGTCGAGGAGCGGGAAGCTTTCTTCAACGAGCAGGTCATGGCCGGAGAGATGCTCAGCCAAGATCGTAGGAAACACCCTGGTCTAGACACCACTAATAACTTGCTGACTGTTGTTCTACAGCTTCTAAGGCTCTTGAGTCTGCTTTGGCCTTCTATAAGGGTCTCAAGGTCTATCCTGCCCCCGGTGACCTGATCCGAATCTACGACAGCACTGTTCCCAAGGTATGATGGCGAGCATGAACCTCGAAGTTGAGTTGTTTCGCTAACACCTGTGCAGCCCATATTAGACATCTTGGCTGAGATGATCGCATACGACTCATCTCTCGACATTCGAGCGCCCGCCGCTCCCGCAGGCATCAATCTCTCTGACATTCCTAACGTTGGTCTCGATTAAAGAGGGATGTCATCTGTCCGAGTTTC
Proteins encoded in this region:
- a CDS encoding mitochondrial outer membrane translocase complex, subunit Tom20 domain-containing protein, whose product is MVQPTTLVTASVATAAAAIVGYAIYFDYQRRNQAEFRRNLRRNERKQARVAKEEAEASTQQQRQSIRIRVEEAKEEGFPTGVEEREAFFNEQVMAGEMLSQDPSKALESALAFYKGLKVYPAPGDLIRIYDSTVPKPILDILAEMIAYDSSLDIRAPAAPAGINLSDIPNVGLD